The following proteins are encoded in a genomic region of Candidatus Leptovillus gracilis:
- a CDS encoding bifunctional (p)ppGpp synthetase/guanosine-3',5'-bis(diphosphate) 3'-pyrophosphohydrolase, protein MLKQSLRPDDELRPLLQEPSKPKGLMVRGLSGLYTKMAGCCNPIPPEEIIGYITRGQGVTIHRKDCKQVEVITDRERLIEVDWGGEEERFPIPIVVKAYRRPGLVDEMAGILRGQHITAPKTKTITNGSLLTVYLVVEIVTLDQLNWLLQKFENLPNVIEARRQRWT, encoded by the coding sequence ATGCTGAAGCAAAGTTTACGGCCGGATGATGAGTTACGGCCGTTACTCCAGGAACCCAGCAAACCCAAGGGCCTCATGGTGCGCGGGCTGAGCGGGCTGTATACCAAAATGGCTGGCTGCTGTAACCCCATCCCCCCGGAAGAGATTATCGGCTACATTACCCGCGGGCAGGGCGTCACCATCCATCGTAAAGATTGCAAACAGGTAGAGGTAATTACCGACCGCGAACGGCTGATCGAAGTGGACTGGGGCGGCGAGGAAGAGCGATTCCCCATCCCCATCGTCGTTAAGGCATACCGACGCCCTGGCCTGGTGGACGAAATGGCCGGCATTTTGCGCGGGCAGCATATTACCGCGCCTAAAACCAAAACCATCACCAACGGCAGTTTGCTTACTGTTTACCTGGTGGTGGAAATCGTTACTCTGGATCAGTTAAACTGGCTGCTGCAAAAATTCGAGAACCTGCCCAACGTCATCGAAGCCCGCCGGCAAAGGTGGACGTGA
- a CDS encoding transposase — protein MERFDKQQEAILRFVHDFKVPFDNNLAERDIRMMKVQQKISGSFRSWEGAEQFCSLRTYISTIRKQGLNVWEALGSLFDDDVLMPQLTPV, from the coding sequence GTGGAACGATTTGACAAGCAGCAGGAGGCTATCTTACGTTTTGTCCATGATTTTAAGGTGCCGTTTGATAACAACTTGGCTGAACGAGACATCAGAATGATGAAGGTGCAGCAGAAAATCTCAGGCTCTTTTCGCAGTTGGGAAGGCGCTGAACAATTCTGTTCGCTGCGCACCTATATTTCCACGATTCGTAAACAGGGTCTCAATGTATGGGAAGCTTTAGGGTCTCTGTTTGACGATGATGTTCTCATGCCTCAACTCACACCTGTATAG